Below is a window of Plasmodium sp. gorilla clade G2 genome assembly, chromosome: 6 DNA.
TCCATGTATTGTTCAtacattttcttcatatttgtattcataacaatattatgtaacattttttctatattcattttttctttttctaaacataaaatatgttcttttttttcattaatttttttatcaatacAAATTACTtgatttttaattatttcattattatttaatttgtcttctatatcttttaaatatttttctttatttgaaatttcttcttctaaaagttttaatttttttatagaaatatagatgatattcatttttaaaaaataatttcgattttctaaaaatatactttttttattatttctaatatatttttttaaatattttaattgagTATCACATTGTTCaattaaagaataataaaaatttattttttcatccataagttttctttttttctctttataatataaaatgtaaatatccattttttttattaaatctcTAATCcttttatctatatttatagTCTTTTCAAgaacttttcttttttttattatataagcTTCTCTATCTTTTATAACAATTTTCATCTTTTCAatcattttgttttgttcTTTTCTTGTATATTCTTCTACATTTAGACAACACAAAAAGTtaccatatattttttcaaatcgTTTATTGTTTTCTATGATTGAAGGTAAATTGTTTACAAAATAGGAGCACTTAAAAAATGTGTCacaagtatttttttttatatcatcgtccattttatttatatcatcgtCCAttctatttatatcattGTCCATTCCATTTATATCATCGTCCAttccatttatatcattGTCCATTCCATTTATATCATCGTCCAttccatttatatcattGTCCATTCCATTTATgtcattctttttattttcttttatttctccATTTCTTTCATTTGACTCTCCAACATTTAATACAAAccaaataaaagaattattaattttgtttattaataCCTTCTTGTCattctttaatatatcatcacTGTTTGATAATTTGTTAGATATTTCTTCTATACAATCCATggtgtttttttttacactttcttctttatttttacatgGACTTATATAACCATcgattaaatttttattataagaattatataaatcagCTTCATAAAATGCATCGTCACATATGATATTATCAAAAGGAATTATTTCATCACTGTCTGTTTTTGTTTtcgtttttgtttttgttttgttttgttttttttcatgtaaatgtttttttttttgatccCTTGAATTATCATCTCTTATATGAACCCCTTTATCTGGTGAAAGCAATTtacacatataattattatcattaatattatataaattatatttcatactatcttcataattttttctataattatCTTGTTCATTTAAATCTATATTAATCATATCATTATGAGGTATAGACCAATAATAATCATCTAGATTTGTTgcacataatatttttttataaaaaatatttataacatctttgttattatatcttaaaaaattttttaaaaattctttAACATTTCTTAATAAATTAGATTCCTTTACATCTATGGAAATATCTAAATTTTGTATCATgtgatttaatttttcaacaaaaaataaaaaatgatcagAAGtagatgtattattataactgttcatattattattcattttattattctttatattatcatttattttattttgtatttcttgaaattttttttttatttgcatAGATTGATCTGttacatatttttcttcatctaatatatttttttgtatattcattaaatgtatacatgtttgtttaaatttttgaattaactgatattttgtattaacattttttatttttgtattatatttttcaatactatcttgaacatataaaagttcttcttttaatttttcgaCTAGTTCATTTAAATCATTTGTATCTTTCTGCATAGGTtgtatatgataataataataatttaataatatgatatgatcttcttttttattttttaaaatagtaatatcatttttagattcttccattttttttaacatttgtcttttttcttcttctatatatatttcgaTTTGTtctatatctttattattttcagaTATGATATGATTACAcaataaacattttttttgttctattatacatgtttttttattattatcacaattttgtttttcttttttttgtatgtgttttttaaattcattcATCAGATCCTCTTTACCATGTAACAtccataaattttttttttttatttttaattcatttttagtTAAttctaaataattaataaattctttaagatgattatattttttttctttaagcATATGATTAAAATTTGATAAAaagtttttatattcattcattttattattaatattatttaattctttagATATTTGTAAAACCTTTTCttttaatgatataatataattatttatattattaattttatgttcatatttttctatatatatatttaaaatatttgataatatatctaaatactttttattttttataatggaTATATCTTCCTGTGTTTgtgttattttttgtttctttaatTTACATGTATAATCATTTATTCTTTCATTCTGTTGTCTCTTCTTTTGTATATGTTCATCCATATAAAGTATCTGTTTACTATTAATTGTTTGATCATTCATATGATGTATATGGTTTATTAGATCTACATTAAATTCACttgaatttattttcttatccTTTATTGtttctatattttcttctattaTTTGTATGTTACTCTTCAATTttgtcattttatttttcattttaaattctttatttCCATTCGAATGATAACTATCACaagatttattattttgtatgttctgattattattattattattattattttttaattcaataTTGGTATTTATGTCAAcacttaatattttttgttcgATGCCCCTCTgaatataatcataaaaatCCATATCCTTCTCTTTCAATATactaaaaattttataaaactctctttttataaaaacaaataaagaaaagaatatatcataaaagataatataatttgcatgtatttttttataacatagtatatattgatagaaagaattataattctttatgatattattaaaaaagatatatatcgatatttttaattgatgtatatcattaatttgtttaatatttttttctatttgttcttcataataattattttctttttgaatattataagaatCTATATCATCATCAAGAGTAGTTAGATTAtcatataaacattttagttgatttaatttttctatcttttttaaattttgttcatatataatatcatcagATTTTAATTtgattaatttatttttatatatacttaataattttattttcttttcaatCTTCAATAGtctttttttcaaattttttattttgtatatgatatttttttttttatatttattttgttttatgtgtgatatatatctttttaaaacatatctTATGGAATCTAATTTTTTCTcatgtttcttttttaaaaatggaaACTTGGATAATACATCTGAAACGTTTTGACCTTGACCAATTTTTTGATCgcaaaaagaaatataattattactattactattactattattattattattactattattatcaatatttttatcttgaacatttttttcacttataaaaaataattcttctATAACCTTTACACTCAAACAAAGGGGCTttgcatttttattatctaacatatcatcattatcatacAATGTTATGccatctttatatatatcatacatGTTTAATAATTCACAATATTCTTGTAATAAATTTTGTTTCATAGATAAACATTCATGATCCTTtgctattattttttttatatttatttttatattcttttcatttttctgtTCTTTATTTGTAAGATTCTTTTGTGTAggatcatatattatattatcattatgattaaaacatatatgatttagattatttattatataatctctttttattatagatTGATTTAATTCCTTTTTGGTTAGATCATGATTATAATCATTAGTGTTAGattctttataattatgCATGCATGTTTGTTTTTCTTGttgtaaattatttatatcttgtTTTACATTTTGTATGAACATttgatatttattaatatcctTATTAAAAACATCTTGGAATTGTAATAACTCAGTATAGCtttcttcatatatttctttgaGATCTTTATATGTGTCTGCATCGATTTggaattttttatataataaaaaataggaATCTATATCTGCTATTagtttatataaaagattttttttttttattaaattatttaaaataattgtaTTTTCTTGTATTTCTTCTACATCTAATTGTATACATATTTGAGCACtttctatttctttttcatatttttgaatttctatattcatatatttttttttttcataattttcttttaaatgtattaaatcatattcttttctttttaataaatcatttaaatatttcttacattttaataattcttctaATATTTTAGAAAAATGATCATCTCCAAATAATTCATcgaatttcttttttatttttatcgaTTCACTAAATGGCCATAGATTCTCATCATGATGACAGAAGATAACATTATCTAATAAAGCTTTAGATACTCCCATTAACTTAGGAATATGATTATTAATATCAACAcatttatttgtaataattaaatcatcacctttctctttttttataattatattattatctaaagCTCTAAATGTATGTTTCactttcttatttttatcttttgaataaaataaattatatgaacgAGATATACCTATacgtttattattataattatttaaaagaacaTCAATTTTACCTCTTATATTCATCTTATTAGATATTAAAGGATCATGTAAAAAGGATTTACCTTTTTCAGCATTAGGAGGGAAATCACCTGTGCAACTCACTTTAAGACATTCAATTATTGTCGATTTACCACTTCCATTATTACCATATATTATAGTAATAGGAGTTGAAAATTCAAGAACTTCAACATCTTCATCACTGTAACTTCGAATACCTTGAATACCAATCTTTTCTAGTGTAGTCATCTTTTATAAACCACAGAAAATCATTGcatcataaaataataatatataaataaaaatatatatatataaaaatatatatatatatatatatatttttatatatatatatgcacagAATGTTTTCCACTTtggtttttcttttatttctttttatttatttttttttttttttttttttttttttatattaacgTAAGCACCAATTAAGTTTCTTTtacattaatatttaataaaataaaaatgaaaaaaaatatatatttatatatatgtaattcttttaatatttatttggaACAATATGTGTTTCAACGGCAGTTTCTATGATAGTAatcataaaattttaatattatataaatataaatatatatatatatatatatttatttattttattttattttatttttgggGGGGAGCTAAACACacataagaatatatattatgataataatataaaaatataaaagaggaacattacatatatatatatatatatatatatataatatatatcatattacatacttaaatttttcattttaatataatccTTTTTGAGTgttatcttatatatatatatatatataatatatatattatatatatttaaaaaaacgtATATacggagaaaaaaaaaaaaaaaaattttttttattattttaaaagccAATAGAACCAATAAATGGCCCTTactacataaaataaaaaaatataaattatctccaaataatttttatatttataataacacatataataataataataataatatattctaaaGAATGTTATATAAACTATACCTCAttataagaagaaaaaaaaaaaaaaaaaaaaaaaaaaaaggaactgataaaatatttattaatataataatatatattttttgcacaatataaaatatatatatatatatatatatatatatatatatatatatgatttatttgtttaagaCCTTTATATAAAGGAGgaacaacatatatataataataatatatatatattatatatatatatataattataatttattttatatattaaggattctctattaaataaaatataattcaaaataaaaagagtAAAAGACCtttctcatatatatatattaacaaagAAATAGAATCATAAAAGTTGTAAATGACAATTTAATCATTTTGCTGTtaatcattttcttttttttttcttttcttttttttttttaaatgaaaaaaaatatatgcatgggtatattaaaatatatgataatatttaatagaaggaaatctttaatattataatgtattttaaaaaaatacaaaaaataaattatatacataatatataatatatatatatatatttatttatttatttagaaCCTTTtctttctattttatttttatcctgGTTGTGGtaatttcataatatatatatattcaaatatataatattatttatatttctaccactttaataatatataataaaacaacaaaaaaaaaatacatttatatatatgtttataaaaattatattatataatattattattttaatatatattttttttaaaaacagccataaaaaataaaattaataaataaataaatatatatatatatatatatatatataatatataaataaaaaagccatactttattttttttgtatatattattattatatataaatatataattatattctttcattatttttattatatatcttcggctttatatatatatatatattaatataataaaatttttgtaTGTTCTtcaaaaaagtaataaataataaatatatttataaaaataaatacgaaaaaaaatagtcctattttttttttattaaagtacaattctataaaataaaaaaaaaataaaataatatattataaaatatataagttcttaattttttttatatatatgtttttaaaaaatgaatcttttatatatatattataatatttttatatataaaataaatacatactaaatatataacattatataaatatatttaatatatatattattttatatatgcataaaatttttattacctatataataatatatataataaataatatgtttattttattatttttatttttttgaaagaTATAATCTTGTTctgttttataatttttaaaaaatatataggcAGCAAATATTATAAGCCTAtagtttttctttatttttttacaaccaaaaaaaaaaaaaaaataaataaataaaatataaaataaaaataaaaaataataaataataaataaataaatactttttttttttttttttttttttttttttttttttttattattatttcaagttattattttatattataataatattatatatttagataaattaatttataaataatataaaaaattatatattttatttttttttaatatattatattataaattataaaaaaaaaaaaaagaaaaaaaagtatttctttttttctcatatatataaaaatatattgtattttatttatatatatatatttttttttttttttttcataatgatataaaataaaatatttatttttatatatttatagtataattttattataatattatatacttttttttttaaattcataaaaaagaaaaaaaaaaaaaaaaaaaaaggaaaaaactgataaaatatttattaatataataatatatatttttgaaccagtcaataatatatatatatatatataatatatattattattatttttttctttttttttttttttttttgtgttttcatgtatataatatatatataatatatatatatatatatttatatatataaaacaaaatatttttgaatacctaagttaaaattatattatattatatataccaccaaattattttctatatgttgaatattattatcttttgtttttaatttttatatgattattataaaatatttttccacAATgagtattataaatatattatttttcaataaCCTAGGGGAGAGCATTTTAACGTTCTTCAATCCAAGTTTAAAATATGCAAGAAGTATAACCAAGAATTGGTTGTTGATGAATCCTACTCCTTTCTTTatagtattattatcatattctttatttgtatttatatcatatatatattatcttagATATGGAAGAGGTACAAACGATAAAACTCTTGCAGCCAAAATTGCTCCATCCATAACAAGAGGCCCTAAAACAACACGACTAGAACAAATGGTTGAAAAATTAACACCCTACTATAATCTATTACAAGtaaaatgataatgaaatataaatatataaatatataattatatatatatatatgtatatatatatgtatatgtttttattttattttattttattttttttattttttttattttattttttttttttaaaccttAGGTTTTATTCAGCTTAATTATCACATTGTTAACAATTTACGAAGCAAAGAATAGAcgcttttctttattttacaATTCTGTtgatttttcaaaaaaaaatattgccTTATGTTGCTGGCTCTTTTacttgtaataatatataataatgaaatgaTTCTAAAATatgaatcaaaaaaaaaatatatatatataatatatatattattttattttatttttttttataggaaCAAAATAGTAGATTTTGTTGACACAATTTTAATtgtattaagaaaaaaatggaacCAATTTACTTTCCTACATGTATATCATCATTTCTCAGTTTTTCTAATCATGTGGATAAATACAAGTGTAGGATATGATGGAGATATTTACTATATCATTGTAGTGAAgtaagatgaaaaaaaaaaaaaaaaaaaaaaaaaaaaaaaaaaatctttatttgatatatatatgatatatatgatatatatgatatatgtgTCTTTATatgcaaatatatatacaattaaaaataaataaatataatataatgtacatatatatatattatatatatatatattttttttttttttttagctcATTTGTGCATTTTATTATGTACCTTTACTACTACCTTGCAAGCGTAAAATTCAAAGTACCCATTTTTGCAAAGGCATGCGTAACGTATCTTCAAATGTTACAGGTATGATActcacatataaaataattcaatACATATA
It encodes the following:
- a CDS encoding DNA repair protein RAD50, putative, translating into MTTLEKIGIQGIRSYSDEDVEVLEFSTPITIIYGNNGSGKSTIIECLKVSCTGDFPPNAEKGKSFLHDPLISNKMNIRGKIDVLLNNYNNKRIGISRSYNLFYSKDKNKKVKHTFRALDNNIIIKKEKGDDLIITNKCVDINNHIPKLMGVSKALLDNVIFCHHDENLWPFSESIKIKKKFDELFGDDHFSKILEELLKCKKYLNDLLKRKEYDLIHLKENYEKKKYMNIEIQKYEKEIESAQICIQLDVEEIQENTIILNNLIKKKNLLYKLIADIDSYFLLYKKFQIDADTYKDLKEIYEESYTELLQFQDVFNKDINKYQMFIQNVKQDINNLQQEKQTCMHNYKESNTNDYNHDLTKKELNQSIIKRDYIINNLNHICFNHNDNIIYDPTQKNLTNKEQKNEKNIKINIKKIIAKDHECLSMKQNLLQEYCELLNMYDIYKDGITLYDNDDMLDNKNAKPLCLSVKVIEELFFISEKNVQDKNIDNNSNNNNNSNSNSNNYISFCDQKIGQGQNVSDVLSKFPFLKKKHEKKLDSIRYVLKRYISHIKQNKYKKKNIIYKIKNLKKRLLKIEKKIKLLSIYKNKLIKLKSDDIIYEQNLKKIEKLNQLKCLYDNLTTLDDDIDSYNIQKENNYYEEQIEKNIKQINDIHQLKISIYIFFNNIIKNYNSFYQYILCYKKIHANYIIFYDIFFSLFVFIKREFYKIFSILKEKDMDFYDYIQRGIEQKILSVDINTNIELKNNNNNNNNQNIQNNKSCDSYHSNGNKEFKMKNKMTKLKSNIQIIEENIETIKDKKINSSEFNVDLINHIHHMNDQTINSKQILYMDEHIQKKRQQNERINDYTCKLKKQKITQTQEDISIIKNKKYLDILSNILNIYIEKYEHKINNINNYIISLKEKVLQISKELNNINNKMNEYKNFLSNFNHMLKEKKYNHLKEFINYLELTKNELKIKKKNLWMLHGKEDLMNEFKKHIQKKEKQNCDNNKKTCIIEQKKCLLCNHIISENNKDIEQIEIYIEEEKRQMLKKMEESKNDITILKNKKEDHIILLNYYYYHIQPMQKDTNDLNELVEKLKEELLYVQDSIEKYNTKIKNVNTKYQLIQKFKQTCIHLMNIQKNILDEEKYVTDQSMQIKKKFQEIQNKINDNIKNNKMNNNMNSYNNTSTSDHFLFFVEKLNHMIQNLDISIDVKESNLLRNVKEFLKNFLRYNNKDVINIFYKKILCATNLDDYYWSIPHNDMINIDLNEQDNYRKNYEDSMKYNLYNINDNNYMCKLLSPDKGVHIRDDNSRDQKKKHLHEKKQNKTKTKTKTKTDSDEIIPFDNIICDDAFYEADLYNSYNKNLIDGYISPCKNKEESVKKNTMDCIEEISNKLSNSDDILKNDKKVLINKINNSFIWFVLNVGESNERNGEIKENKKNDINGMDNDINGMDDDINGMDNDINGMDDDINGMDNDINRMDDDINKMDDDIKKNTCDTFFKCSYFVNNLPSIIENNKRFEKIYGNFLCCLNVEEYTRKEQNKMIEKMKIVIKDREAYIIKKRKVLEKTINIDKRIRDLIKKMDIYILYYKEKKRKLMDEKINFYYSLIEQCDTQLKYLKKYIRNNKKSIFLENRNYFLKMNIIYISIKKLKLLEEEISNKEKYLKDIEDKLNNNEIIKNQVICIDKKINEKKEHILCLEKEKMNIEKMLHNIVMNTNMKKMYEQYMEHHQKFLLSLNQLKTSFFFFYDRENGTNKNISQIEYTHDINGDKKQIGNDNNISSNDESINKTNMFNHVENEINYINDIVKKLEENYNNNTNIYNFINKTFDITDSLKNKLKDIIKIQEDDLNEQIEKHTKSITALKIKEAEMNGKICLRKEYLEKLKEDIKSKTFINIDKEYKKKIIEIFVYKNVIKDIQNFHFSFDQAIIKFHSLKMQEINLSIKNLWRRVYNSADIDYIYIKSDVQTELTEKSSQRRSYNYRVVMVKDNCELDMKGRCSSGQKVLSSIIIRLALAESFSIKCGILALDEPTTNLDKANSRNLARLLANIVELRKNSSSFQLILITHDNYFVDILSQYGLTNCFYKIKKNNLGYSKIERLIT
- a CDS encoding long chain polyunsaturated fatty acid elongation enzyme, putative → MSIINILFFNNLGESILTFFNPSLKYARSITKNWLLMNPTPFFIVLLSYSLFVFISYIYYLRYGRGTNDKTLAAKIAPSITRGPKTTRLEQMVEKLTPYYNLLQVLFSLIITLLTIYEAKNRRFSLFYNSVDFSKKNIALCCWLFYLNKIVDFVDTILIVLRKKWNQFTFLHVYHHFSVFLIMWINTSVGYDGDIYYIIVVNSFVHFIMYLYYYLASVKFKVPIFAKACVTYLQMLQFLSIILPGFYVLFVRHYCPYPRRLVGLSFCYCITLLVLFTNFALHTYIKPKKKTS